A stretch of the Sorangium aterium genome encodes the following:
- a CDS encoding AAA family ATPase — MPHSPRYRVLEVLHQGADTLLYRARRDEDGRPVVLKVLRRDHASPRALGRLQHELEVASALDTAAIVKPYAIESFDDQAALVLEDFGGRSLDRLLEGDVPIPLERFLLLALRLTAALAELHRRHVIHKDIKPQNLLWNPSSDEVKITDLGIACRLPCESQDVVHNGLIEGTLAYMAPEQTGRMNRRLDERTDLYSLGVTFYEMLTGALPFRASDPVEWVYCHIAQSPVPPHALVPSIPPVLSAVVLKLLSKAAEERYQSAAGLRHDLDECFARWRASRAIQPFALGGRDLSDRFRVPQRLYGRERDVEALLAAFERVVANGRPELALVSGYSGIGKSSLVAELHRPVVRERGFFLSGKFDQTTRDVPYLPFLQAFRALFQEILGATEEQVARWRRHLREALGQDGGLLADVLPELTLLLGPQPPVPELPATEAQSRLLAALQRFVAACARKEHPVALFLDDLQWADAASLLLLEQLATYAEPEYLLLIGAYRDNEVGPAHPLRLTLAEARRRGAAVSELVLAPLSAAHVGALVAEAVHAPEAQVEPLSQLVYEKTAGNPFFVLQFLCELHQEGLITLDAERRAWRWDIAAIRDKGFTDNVVELMVGKLKRLSIPARDALKLAACIGNTLDLDPLAIIARRPAEELRDALGEAVREGLLLRRGSGYRFLHDRVQQAAYSLIPPEQLAEVHLCIGQLLVKAQRAEEREDTLFEIVGHLNRGAALLRSRAERDEVAALNLRAGRKAKAAAAFQSAAALFAAGLSLLAQDSWETRHELTFELTFERAHVAYITGGFDEAERLLEALRQRARTHGETAAVVELALAFYLTRGQCARGVEIGLAWLRGCDIELPLHPTDAQLEKEAACVWRALGERAIEDLIHLPPVTHPEIKITMGVLHAMATPAFFADVDLHCLMVLRRVELSLRHGNAESSAYAYADFARVLGPRFGRYQEGYLFGKLGHDLAERSGLLTTKSAVFTVFGQHVLFWTRHYREAYPYSRAGFSAAVESGDLNMACLNCIWVALFRLLSGEPLEDVLREVDERLGFVRRAGYAYAHSSLLGAHAMIQALRGRPVRVSMLDGSELDASAFEARLDKGDLHRIRSRYYSLKAQALFVLGAHGEAFAAATRAIHENPLRTEPHALIAENCYYLALSLAALVDAGRGREAREAHDARPSRPVELPEQLLECERQLGEWARNGPDNFLHKHALVRAEIARLRGQESEAIRLYEQAASSAQEGGFVQHEAIASELAAAFYRARGLATPADACLQKARSAYFRWGAHAKVEQLDQRYPHLAPRQAIAPTVTFAVRAEQFDVLSVVKASQSISGELQLPRLLEMLLRVAIEHAGAGEGHVLLVRKDRLSIAAALSTSGGTARLLDAREAAAAALPRSVINYVRRSHERVLLDDATARHPFLEDEYFRQRGSKSVLCLPIVRHTRLLGLLYLENRLITGAFTPGRLSVLELLASQSAISLENAMLYAEVERENAERRRAEQALKTNQATLQAIVDNSAASIYVKDREGRLLLANRHVGAVMRMPISAIVGKTVAEIVCSPVVETLHDHDRKVREAGAPMEWEEELPLEDGLHTFLTVKFPLGEEVMPGGLCGISTDITERKRAELAERFLAEASRKLMALGYGATLESVAQLAVPELADWCVIHVDLADRAPGTTITAGVPDGLEGAVMDALRSLAASSLDRPEVGELRAAPLLEQLGVHSFLRVPLLARDQSFGVMTFLATAPRRRYGPADLRLAEELGSRAALALDNSRLFAEAQEAIERRNEFLLVASHELKTPLTSLKMQAHLLERLLPRYRRAEISPERIDAALQVLNRQIARLAHLVNELLDVTRLNAGRLTLTRAPFDLAALTREVVERMRQQLASARCRAELDLEGPVVGHWDASRMEQVLINLLSNALKYGAGAPIHVVVRGEGDRARLVVRDHGIGIAEGDQARIFERFERAVSVRNFGGLGLGLYIVRWIVTSHGGAIRVESQPGAGATFVVELPLHAAETETDGQDALLPQA; from the coding sequence ATGCCCCATAGTCCACGTTACCGCGTGCTGGAGGTGCTGCACCAAGGTGCGGATACCCTCCTCTACCGCGCGCGGCGCGACGAGGACGGCCGGCCGGTGGTGCTCAAGGTCCTGCGGCGCGACCACGCGAGCCCACGCGCCCTCGGCAGGCTCCAGCACGAGCTCGAGGTCGCCAGCGCGCTCGATACGGCGGCCATCGTTAAGCCGTACGCCATCGAATCGTTCGACGACCAGGCGGCGCTGGTCCTGGAGGACTTCGGCGGCCGCTCGCTCGATCGGCTGCTCGAGGGCGACGTGCCGATCCCTCTCGAGCGCTTCCTCCTCCTCGCCCTCCGCCTGACAGCGGCGCTCGCCGAGCTGCACCGGCGGCACGTCATCCACAAGGACATCAAGCCCCAGAATCTGCTCTGGAATCCCAGCTCTGACGAGGTGAAGATCACCGATCTCGGCATCGCCTGCCGTCTGCCCTGCGAATCCCAGGACGTCGTCCACAACGGCCTCATCGAGGGGACGCTCGCCTACATGGCGCCGGAGCAGACAGGCCGCATGAACCGCCGGCTCGACGAGCGGACCGACCTGTACTCCCTCGGCGTCACCTTCTACGAGATGCTGACGGGCGCCCTGCCGTTCCGGGCCAGCGATCCCGTCGAGTGGGTCTATTGCCATATCGCGCAGAGCCCGGTCCCACCCCACGCGCTCGTCCCCTCGATTCCACCGGTCCTGTCCGCCGTCGTCCTCAAGCTGCTCTCCAAGGCCGCCGAGGAGCGCTACCAGAGCGCGGCGGGCCTGCGCCACGACCTGGACGAGTGCTTCGCGAGGTGGCGGGCGAGCCGCGCCATACAGCCCTTCGCGCTCGGCGGGCGCGATCTCTCCGACCGGTTCCGCGTCCCGCAGCGGCTCTACGGCCGCGAGCGCGACGTGGAGGCGCTGCTCGCCGCGTTCGAGCGCGTGGTCGCGAACGGCCGGCCAGAGCTCGCGCTCGTCTCGGGCTACTCGGGCATCGGCAAGTCCTCGCTCGTCGCCGAGCTGCACAGGCCTGTCGTGCGCGAGCGCGGCTTCTTCCTCTCCGGAAAGTTCGATCAGACCACGAGGGATGTCCCGTACCTTCCTTTCCTTCAGGCGTTCCGGGCGCTGTTTCAGGAGATCCTCGGCGCGACCGAAGAGCAGGTCGCGCGCTGGAGACGCCACCTGCGGGAGGCGCTCGGCCAGGACGGCGGTCTGCTCGCCGACGTGCTCCCCGAGCTCACGCTCCTCCTCGGCCCGCAGCCGCCCGTGCCCGAGCTTCCGGCCACCGAGGCCCAGAGCCGGCTCCTCGCCGCGCTCCAGCGCTTCGTCGCCGCCTGCGCCCGGAAGGAGCACCCCGTCGCGCTCTTTCTCGATGATCTCCAGTGGGCCGACGCGGCCAGCCTCCTCTTGCTCGAACAGCTCGCCACCTACGCCGAGCCCGAATACCTCCTGCTGATCGGCGCCTACCGCGACAACGAGGTCGGCCCGGCGCACCCGCTCCGGCTCACGCTCGCCGAGGCCCGAAGACGCGGCGCCGCCGTCTCCGAGCTCGTCCTCGCGCCGCTCTCCGCCGCCCACGTCGGCGCGCTCGTCGCCGAGGCCGTCCACGCGCCCGAAGCGCAGGTCGAGCCGCTCTCGCAGCTCGTCTACGAGAAGACCGCCGGCAACCCCTTCTTCGTGCTCCAGTTCCTCTGCGAGCTGCACCAGGAAGGCCTCATCACGCTCGACGCCGAGCGGCGCGCATGGCGCTGGGACATCGCCGCCATCCGCGACAAGGGCTTCACCGACAACGTCGTCGAGCTGATGGTGGGCAAGCTCAAGCGGCTCTCCATCCCGGCGCGGGACGCGCTCAAGCTCGCCGCGTGCATCGGCAACACGCTGGACCTCGACCCCCTCGCGATCATCGCGCGCCGTCCGGCGGAGGAGCTCCGCGACGCGCTCGGGGAGGCGGTGCGGGAGGGGCTGCTCCTCCGCCGGGGCTCTGGCTATCGCTTCCTCCATGACCGGGTGCAGCAGGCCGCGTATTCGCTGATCCCGCCCGAGCAGCTCGCCGAGGTGCACCTCTGCATCGGCCAGCTGCTCGTGAAGGCGCAGCGCGCCGAAGAGCGCGAGGACACGCTGTTCGAGATCGTCGGCCACCTCAACCGCGGCGCCGCGCTCCTCCGTTCCCGGGCCGAGCGGGACGAGGTCGCCGCGCTCAACCTCCGCGCCGGCAGGAAGGCCAAGGCCGCCGCGGCCTTCCAGTCCGCCGCGGCGCTCTTCGCCGCGGGCCTCTCCCTGCTCGCGCAGGACTCCTGGGAGACGCGGCACGAGCTGACCTTCGAGCTGACCTTCGAGCGCGCGCACGTGGCGTACATCACCGGCGGCTTCGACGAGGCCGAGCGGCTCCTCGAAGCGCTCCGCCAGCGCGCGAGGACCCATGGCGAGACGGCCGCCGTCGTCGAGCTCGCGCTCGCGTTCTACCTGACCCGCGGGCAATGCGCCCGCGGGGTGGAGATCGGGCTCGCGTGGCTCCGCGGCTGCGACATCGAGCTCCCGCTCCACCCCACCGACGCACAGCTCGAAAAGGAGGCGGCGTGCGTCTGGCGGGCCCTGGGCGAACGGGCGATCGAGGACCTGATCCATCTGCCCCCCGTGACGCACCCGGAGATCAAGATCACGATGGGCGTGCTGCATGCGATGGCCACGCCTGCGTTCTTCGCGGACGTGGACCTGCACTGTCTCATGGTCCTGCGCAGGGTCGAGCTCAGCCTGCGCCACGGCAACGCCGAGAGCTCCGCTTACGCGTACGCCGACTTCGCGAGGGTGCTCGGCCCCAGGTTCGGGCGATACCAGGAGGGGTATCTGTTCGGCAAGCTCGGCCACGACCTGGCGGAGCGGAGCGGCCTCCTCACCACGAAATCGGCGGTGTTCACCGTCTTTGGACAGCATGTCCTGTTCTGGACACGCCACTACCGAGAGGCGTATCCGTACTCGCGCGCCGGCTTCAGCGCCGCGGTCGAGTCCGGTGACCTGAACATGGCGTGCCTCAACTGCATCTGGGTCGCGCTGTTCAGGCTGCTCTCCGGTGAGCCGCTGGAGGACGTGCTCCGCGAGGTCGACGAGCGGCTCGGCTTCGTGCGGAGGGCCGGGTACGCGTACGCACACAGCTCCCTCCTCGGCGCCCACGCGATGATCCAGGCGCTGCGCGGGAGGCCGGTCCGCGTCTCGATGCTGGACGGGTCCGAGCTGGATGCTTCGGCCTTCGAGGCGCGGCTCGACAAGGGGGATCTGCACCGGATCCGCAGCCGCTATTATAGCCTGAAGGCCCAGGCGCTCTTCGTGCTCGGCGCTCACGGCGAGGCGTTCGCGGCGGCGACCCGCGCGATCCACGAGAACCCCTTGAGGACCGAGCCGCACGCGCTCATCGCCGAGAATTGCTACTATCTCGCGCTCTCGCTCGCGGCGCTCGTCGACGCCGGCCGGGGGCGCGAGGCGCGCGAGGCCCATGATGCGCGGCCCTCCCGGCCGGTGGAGCTCCCCGAGCAGCTCCTCGAGTGCGAGCGGCAGCTCGGCGAGTGGGCCAGGAACGGCCCCGACAATTTCCTCCACAAGCACGCCCTGGTCCGCGCCGAGATCGCCCGGCTCCGTGGGCAGGAATCGGAGGCGATCCGGCTCTACGAGCAGGCCGCGTCGTCGGCGCAAGAGGGCGGCTTCGTCCAGCACGAGGCCATCGCCAGCGAGCTCGCCGCGGCGTTTTACCGCGCGCGCGGCCTCGCCACCCCCGCGGACGCCTGCCTGCAAAAGGCCCGCTCCGCCTATTTCCGCTGGGGCGCCCACGCCAAGGTGGAGCAGCTCGATCAGCGCTATCCCCACCTCGCCCCGCGCCAGGCGATAGCGCCCACCGTCACGTTCGCCGTGCGAGCCGAGCAGTTCGACGTCCTGTCCGTGGTCAAGGCCTCTCAGAGCATCTCCGGCGAGCTCCAGCTCCCGCGCCTGCTCGAGATGCTCCTGCGCGTCGCGATCGAGCACGCGGGCGCCGGAGAGGGGCACGTCCTCCTGGTCCGGAAGGATCGCCTGTCGATCGCGGCGGCGCTCTCGACATCCGGGGGTACGGCGCGGCTCCTCGACGCGCGCGAGGCGGCGGCGGCCGCGCTACCGCGATCCGTGATCAACTACGTTCGCCGCAGCCACGAGCGCGTGCTGCTCGACGACGCGACCGCGAGGCACCCGTTCCTGGAGGACGAGTATTTCAGGCAGAGGGGGTCAAAATCGGTGCTGTGCCTCCCGATCGTGCGGCATACCCGGCTGCTCGGCCTGCTTTACCTGGAGAACAGGCTCATCACCGGGGCGTTCACCCCCGGGCGGCTCAGCGTGCTCGAGCTGCTTGCGTCGCAATCGGCCATCTCGCTGGAGAACGCCATGCTGTATGCCGAGGTCGAGCGGGAGAACGCCGAGCGGCGGCGGGCCGAGCAGGCGCTGAAGACCAACCAGGCGACCCTCCAGGCCATCGTCGACAACTCCGCTGCGTCCATCTACGTCAAGGATCGCGAAGGCCGGCTCCTGCTCGCCAACCGGCACGTGGGCGCCGTCATGCGCATGCCGATCTCGGCGATCGTCGGAAAGACGGTCGCCGAGATCGTGTGTTCTCCAGTCGTCGAGACCCTGCACGACCACGACAGGAAGGTGCGCGAGGCGGGCGCGCCGATGGAGTGGGAGGAGGAGCTGCCGCTGGAGGACGGGCTTCACACCTTCCTGACGGTCAAGTTCCCTCTCGGGGAGGAGGTCATGCCCGGCGGGCTCTGCGGCATCTCCACCGACATCACCGAGCGCAAGCGCGCCGAGCTGGCCGAGCGCTTCCTCGCCGAGGCAAGCCGCAAGCTCATGGCCCTCGGCTACGGCGCCACCCTCGAGAGCGTCGCGCAGCTCGCCGTGCCCGAGCTGGCCGACTGGTGCGTCATCCACGTGGACCTCGCCGACCGGGCCCCGGGAACCACGATCACCGCAGGCGTGCCGGACGGGCTCGAAGGTGCGGTGATGGACGCGCTGCGGTCCCTGGCTGCGAGCTCTCTCGACCGCCCCGAGGTGGGCGAGCTCCGCGCTGCGCCGCTGCTCGAGCAGCTCGGCGTTCACTCCTTTCTCCGGGTCCCGCTCCTCGCGCGCGACCAGTCTTTCGGGGTCATGACGTTTCTGGCGACCGCGCCCCGACGCCGTTATGGCCCTGCCGACCTGCGGCTCGCCGAGGAGCTCGGGAGCCGCGCCGCGCTCGCGCTCGACAACAGCCGTCTGTTCGCCGAGGCGCAGGAGGCGATCGAGCGCCGGAACGAGTTCCTCCTCGTCGCCTCGCACGAGCTCAAGACACCGCTCACCTCGCTGAAGATGCAGGCGCACCTGCTCGAGCGGCTGCTGCCCCGCTACCGGCGCGCGGAGATCTCCCCGGAGCGCATCGACGCCGCGCTCCAGGTCCTCAACCGGCAGATCGCGCGCCTCGCCCACCTGGTCAACGAGCTGCTCGACGTCACCCGACTGAACGCCGGCCGGCTCACCCTCACGCGCGCGCCGTTCGATCTGGCGGCCCTGACGCGAGAGGTCGTCGAGCGGATGAGACAGCAGCTCGCGAGCGCGCGTTGCCGCGCCGAGCTCGATCTGGAAGGGCCCGTGGTCGGGCACTGGGATGCCTCTCGCATGGAGCAAGTCCTCATCAACCTCCTGTCCAACGCGCTCAAGTACGGCGCGGGGGCTCCCATTCACGTCGTCGTGCGCGGCGAGGGCGATCGCGCGCGGCTCGTCGTCCGCGATCACGGCATCGGCATCGCCGAGGGCGATCAGGCCAGGATCTTCGAGCGCTTCGAGCGCGCCGTCTCCGTCCGCAACTTCGGAGGTCTCGGACTCGGCCTCTACATCGTTCGGTGGATCGTCACCTCTCACGGCGGCGCCATCCGCGTCGAGAGCCAGCCGGGCGCGGGCGCCACGTTCGTCGTCGAGCTGCCTTTGCATGCGGCGGAGACAGAGACGGACGGCCAGGATGCCCTGCTCCCGCAGGCGTAG